A window of Variovorax paradoxus EPS genomic DNA:
TTCGCGCAGCGCTGCCGCGAAGAGCAAGGCGTGAGCGCGATGCACTGGCTGCGCGGGCTGCGGCTGGCGCATGCGCGCGAACTGCGGCTGGACGGCATGGGCGTCGCGGAAACCGCGCGGCGCACGGGCTACCGTTCGCCATCGGCGCTCACCGCGGCACTGCGCCGCCGGGGCATCTGACGACAAGACCGTCGCCACGCGACGATCGACCGGCGTTGCGCGACGACCGCATCGCGTAGCCTCGCCGGTCTCATGTCTTCCACCGTCTACGCCCTGCTCGCCATCGCGCTCTGGACCAGCCTTGCCTCGCTCGGCACCGCCTTGTCGCACCTGCCGCCGTTCCTGCTGACGGGCCTTGCGCTCATGATCGGCAGCGTGCCGAGCTGGCCGCTGGTGCTGCGCGACCGCCGCGCCTGGAAGGTGCCGCCGCGCACGCTGGCGCTGGGCATCTATGGCCTCTTCGGCTATCACTTCCTGCTGTTCATCGCGCTGCGATATGCGCCGCCGGTCGAGGCCAATCTCGTCAACTACCTGTGGCCGCTGCTCATGGTGGTGCTGGCGCCGGTGCTGCTGCCGCGCATGTCGCTGCGGCCGTTGCACGTGATCGCGGCGCTGCTTGGGTTCGCAGGGGCGGCGGTGGCGATCCTCGGCACGCGCGGCGGCACAACTCCGGGTGCGGATGTCGGGTACTGGGGCTTTCTTCCCGCGCTGGGCTCGGCTTTCATCTGGGCGAGCTACTCGCTGTGGACGAAGCGGGTGGCGGCGTTTCCCACCTCGGCGATCGGATTGTTCGGGCTGGTGTCGGGCGCGCTGTCGCTGATCTGTCATGCGCTGCTGGAGCCCTCGGTCGCGCTGTCGGCTCGCGACTGGCTGCTGGTCGCGCTCTGCGGCCTCGGCCCGCTGGGCGCGGCTTTTTTCGTCTGGGACATGGCGCTCAAGCGCGGCGATGCGCGGCAGATCGGCATCCTGAGCTACATCACGCCGCTCGCCTCCACGTCGCTGCTGCTGGCCGTGACCGGCCGGCCGCTGACATGGAGCATCGCGCTTGCGGCGGCGCTGATCATCGCGGCCGCCGTCATGGGCACGCGCGCCCGCTGAATAAGCAACCGATAAACGAATGAACGAATGAACGAATGAACGAATCACGCCCGCGTCCGACGAACCAGGGCGCGTTTTCTGGCTAGAGTGGAGGCTCAGAAAAAACAAGGAGCCCACCCATGGACGGCAAGAACAAGAACGACGACTTCGAAATCACGCCCAAGCTGGTGTTCGACCTGAACCTGGCGCTGTACCTGGACCTGGTGGCCGCGCTCGAAGGCGCAGGCGCCATCACCTACCGCCAGATGGCAGCCCGGGTGCTCAATGTCAGCATGGACGCCCGCGCCGACGGGGAGGCTGGGTTGTCGACGGTGCTGGAAGGCGTCGCCAAGGGCTTTGCGGGCCAGGGCGATGGACTGTCGATCGAACTGTTGAAGGCCGCGCGCGGATTGCGGGAGGATGACGCGATGGGCGACATTCCGATGCGGCCGGCCGACTGACTGATCCCCGTTATTTGTAGTCGAGCGTGAAAGTGGCTGTGCCGTTGGCACGCCCTGGCGTCACCTTGTCGCCGGTCTGGAAATAGCGCGCTGTATAGGGCAGCACATAGGCGCCGTCCATCGACGGGCCCACCAGTGCGTCTTCACCGAATTTCACCGGCACGCTCTTGTCGTTCACCACCTGGATGCCCACACCGGTGGCGGTGCTGGCACCAGCCTGCGTGATCTTCAGCACCCCCTGCTCATTCGAGGGGTCCTGCGTGGCGTCCATGCGCAGGTAGACGGTGTTCTGCGCGTTCTGCCCGGCCTTGCAGTTGAGCTTGATGTTGAACTTGCGATCGCCCGTGGTGGTGCCCCTGCCCTTGAAGTTGTTCTGCGGCACCTTGCCGAATTCCACCAGGATGTTGCGCGAGCCCAGGTCCACCGAGCACGAGGGCGTGATGATGGTGATGCCCTCGCCCAGCAGGTTCGTGGTGAGCACCGATTTGTTGTCCGCCACGCTGTAGTACTGGGTGTAGGTGCCCTGCGCGAGCGGGCCGTTGCCCGTGACGGCGGCGATCTTGAAGAGCTCGACCTGGAAGCGCGATGCCGCGTCGAAGTTGCCGAAGTCACTGGTGGTCGTGCGGTCGTGCGGGTAGTAGCTGACTTCGGTTGCGCCGAAGTAGCGCGACAGGCGGATGCCCACGCCGGACACCGCAGTGGTGAACACATGGTCCAGGCCCGGCACCGCGATGCCCTGCAGCATCACACCCTTCACGCTGCCGCCGCCCACGCAGGTCCAGGGCTTGTTGATGGCGCTCGAAGGTAGCGGGAAGAGTTGCGACTTGAACATCGTGCCCACCGCCGCATCGTTCGGGATGACGACGCGGCCCATTGCCATGTTGACTGTCTTCTCGATATAGCCCGGCGTGACGGTGCACGCGGCCCATGCGCCCTGCGCACCGAGCAGCGCGAGGGCCGGCATGGCGAATCGCAAGAAACGGCGCGCGGTCTTCACTGCGCGGAATGGATGGCTGCGGTTCATTCCGCTCCCTTCGGTTGCGCGTCGATCGGCACGGCGGCGGCGCATTGGCCGTTCAGCTCGCGGATCGGCGGCGGGTTTTTTTCATCGGGCAGGCTGTACGGCACGACGCACTGGTCGGCCTTGCCCTGGCCCCATCGAACGGTGAGCTGTCCGCTGTTGCCGGCGCCGGTCACGAACGCCTGGCCGTCGGGGCCGACGATGCCGACCTCCTGGCCCGCCTCGTTCTCGATCTTCGAGCCCAGCGGCAGCATGCGGCCCTTCGCGTCCGTCAGCACCATCAGCAGGCGGAAGCCCACGGAAGTTTCGAATTTCGCGACCACGACAGCACCGCGCGTGGGCACCACTTCCGTGGCGGCGTTCTTCACCTCCACCGTGTCGCCCAGGTCGCCGGTGCGGATGGCCAAGCGGTTCAGCCGGTACGGCGTGAGGTTGGGAATGATCGCGTTGCCGGCCCAGTCGGTCGCCACGCCGGGTTGCGACTCGAAGCCCACGCCGGAGGCCTTGGGCGCCTGCACCAGCGCCACGGTCTCGCCCAGTGGCTGCGACATCGTGACGCCGCCGCCATGAATCAACACACCGCCCGACACGCCGAAGGTGCTCTGGCCATAACCGCGGCCCTGCGAATGGCCGACGTCGAAGCGACCGACCTGCGACAGGTAGCTCGCGCTCGCGCTGCCGCTGCTGCCGCCGTTCTGGTTCGCCGCGCCGGCGGTCACGTTGTAGGTCAGGCGGCTGTCGTCGAAGGCCGAGCCATACACGCTGGCCTGCTGGTTGACGCGTCCCGTGCTGTCACGGGTGACGGCGTACTGCGCGCTGGCGCGCGTGTCGCCGAGCGGAATGCTCAGCGTGAACATCACCTGGCGCACGGCCGGCCGGTTCAGGCTGGTGGTGTAGTTGTAGAAGACGCTGTAGCCGAACTGCTTGTAGTTGCCCGAGTAGCCCAGCTGCACCAGCCGGTCCTTCGCGCTGGTGCCCCAGTAGCTTTGCTGACGCGCCGACGCGAACACCGTGCCCAGGTCGCCGACTTGCTGCGAGACCTCGAAGCGCACTTCGTTGCGGCGGCTGTTGAACGACTCGAAGGGCCGCAGGTCCTGCATCTGCACCGCTTCCTGGAAAGTGCGGTAGCCGCTGGTCGAGTAGCGGTAGCCCGCCACGCGGAAGTTGGTGCCGGAGGTGAGGAATGCCTTCGAGTAGAGGAAGCGCACCGATTGGCCGTCGTATGTCTTCACGCCGTTGACCGGCGTGCGGTCGGTGGTGCGCGCGCTGGAGAGGTCGACCGACACAGCACCGAAATCGCGCAGGTTCTTGCCCACGCCCGCGAGCAGCGATTGGTACATGTTCGCCATCAGGATGCCGCCATAAAGCGAGAACTCGTTGCCGAGACCGCGTGCGAGCGTCGCCTGCATGAAGACGGGCTGCGAGAGCGAAGGCCGCACGCCCAACACGGTGCCGCCGTCGTAGCCGTTGCGGTACTTGCCGACAGTGGCCGAGTAGCGCCAGGTCCCTTCGCGCAGCAGTGTGGGCACGGCCGAGAACGCCTGCGTGTACTTGGTCTGGCGGCCATCGGCTTCGGCAATGGTCACCTCGAGGTCGCCGCTCGATGCCGTGGGGTACAGGTCGTCTATGACGAACGGCCCGGGCGCCACGAAGGTGCTGTAGATGACATAGCCGTTCTGGCGCACGGTGACGCGCGCGTTGGTCTGCGCCACGCCACGGATGGTGGGTGCGTAGCCTTGCTGGCTGTCGGGCAGCATCGCGTCGTCGGACGAGAGCTGCACGCCGCGGAACGGCAGGCTGTCGAAGAAGTTGCCCGGCGTGTTGCCGTCGCCGATCAGCAGACGTCCGTTGATCGAGGCGATGTCGCGCTGCATGTAGGTGTTGATGCCCTGCCAGCGGCTTTTGCCATCGATGCCTCGGTTGTAGGTCGAGAAGTGGCGAAAGCGCCAATCGCCGTAGTTGAAGCCGGCGCGAAGACCCGCGAACAGGGTGTTGCGCTGCAGGTTCTTGTCGCGCTCGGCGAAAGGGTTGCCGTCGAACACGTTCTGCGGGGGCGCAAAGGGGTTGGTGTCGTTGCGGTAGTTGTTGCCGCTGTAGCGCGCGAAATTGACTTGGTAGTCCAGCATGGCGGCGGTGATGCCCTTGTCCCACTTCTCGGGACCGACCGCGCCACGCGCCGAACGCTTGAGCGCCGCCTGCGGAATGCTCACGAACAGGCGCTGCTTGCCGGCGTCGTAGGTCACGGCGGCATCGGGGATCACCTTGATCAGTTCGACGCAGGCCTCGTCCGCGGACCCTGCAAGTTCAGGAAACACTGCCACGTTGACGCCCCATGCATCGAGCATGGCGCGCGTGAGGCAGGGTTCGGCATCGTTCTTGCCGTCTTTGGCGGCGAAGCGGATCTCGGTCTGCCCCGCACCGCGCTCGTTCAGCGACACGTCGACCATGTACTTGCCCGCGAGCACGCGGTTGCCGAAGGAGAAGAGCGAGAGATCCGCATGCGGCTGGTCGCCACCGATGCCGAGGAATTCCTCGTTGAAGCTGGAGCCGGCCAACTGCTCCTGCGCATGGCCGGGCGCGCCGAGTGCGCCCAGCAAGGCAGCGCACAGGGTCAGCCGGAACGGCGCGCGAGGAGCGGGTGAGCGGCGCATGGCGGTGTGTCTCCGGCGTCTCAGCGCTTGCCGCCGTCGGCGGAAGGCGCGGGCTGCGGGACCAACTCGGCCTTCACGGCGACTGGCTCGGCACCTGCGGGCACCTGCACGCGTTCTTCGGGCGTCTCGCCGCCGTAGTCGTTGAGGGTGGTGAAGTTGACCTGGATGGCCTGCGGCGCCTTCACAGCGGTCAGCGGGTACGTCATCTCGCCGAACGGCGGAACCATGTCCGCATTGATAAGTTGCTGGCCGCTGTTGATGTTCAGCGCAGTGAAGGTCACGTGATAGGCCGTCGGATTGCCGACCTTGAGCATGGCACCCTGCCCCTCGGTGCCGGCGCTCACCGCCCACTTGAGCTGGGCACGCGATTCATCGGACTTGCCCACGAGTTTCGAGGGCCGGTAGAACAGCTTGATGCGGCTGCGCACCGCGATCTGGAGCACGTTCTCTTCCTTCGACTTCTCGGGAATCTCCTTGACGTTGAGCCAGAAGACCGACTCACGGTCGGCTGGCAACTCGCCCTGCACACGCATGATGCGCAGGATGTTTTCCATGCCCGGGTCCAGCCGCGACAGTGGCGGCGTGACGAGCAGGGGTGTTTTGTTCTTGCCTTCGCCGGCGTCGATCCAGGCCTGGACCACATAGGGCGAGGTGCCGGTGTTCTTCACCGGAATGGAGGCTTCGCGGTCCCTCTCGCCCAAGATCACGCGGGTGCCGCCGAGCATCACGCCCGCGCCGGCCAACCCTTGGAGGCCCAGCATCAGCAGGATGGCGAAGGCCCAGCGGAAGCGATGGTTGTTGCACATAAAAAAGAAGTCCTTGGGCGCGGGCAAGCCGCACGGAGCACGCGCGCCCTGGCACGCCAGTGCGCATCGGGCACCGACGAAAAAATCGGAAAAAAGAAGGAGATGCCGGCGCCGGCGGGACATGAAGGTCCGGCCGCGGCGCAGGCTTGGGCGGCATTGCCGGCCAGCCTGAAGCGGCTATGCGCTCCGGCCGGCCGCGGCAATGCCGCAGACGCTACTTACTTGTAGGCAACCGTGAACTGCGCGACCGAGTTGGCCGGGCCGACCGTCACGGCCGTCTTGGTCGCCACGTAGGCGGCCTGGAAGTTCAGCGAGTTGTCGCCCAGACCCAGGGTGTAGACGCCGGACGGCGAACCGAGCGGAATCTTGGTCGCGGCGGAGTCACCGAGTTCGATGGCCACGCCCGAAGCCGCGCCCACACCGACCTGGCCTGCATTGGCCAGACGCAGGTTGGTGGCGTCGTCGAGGTCGGCGGTGCCCGAGAAGGTCACGGTCGCGCCCTTTGCGGTCGCGCCGCAGCCCAGCAGGTCGATCTTGAACTTGGCGGGGGTTGCCTTCTTGCCGACCAGCGCGGTGCCGGCGGTCGGGCCGTCGAATGCAGTGCGCGAAACCTTGCCGAGCGGCACGGTCATGTTCTGGCTGTTGGGCGAGATCGAGCAAGGTGCGTCGACGATTTCACCGGTGAAATTGATGGTGCCATCGGCGGCGAAAGCGCCTTGCGACAACACGCCGGCCACGGCCAGCGATGCGAATTTGACGAGTACAGACTTTTGCATTTTGCGTTCCCTGAGGAGATGAAATAACTGAATTGCAACCTGCCTTATGCAGGGCAGGCCGCAGTCTAGTTATCCGATGACGCAAGATGAACAACTGTTATCGTCAGTTCACCGTAGTTAACAGTTCCATCGAATCATCCGTGACATACACACGAACGTTAACAGTCTGAAACTATTCAGCGGCGACCTGCAAGACCAGCTTTCCGAAATTCTCGCCACTGAACAGCCGGTTGAGCGCTTCAGGGAAAGTGTCGATCCCCGAAACGACGTCTTCCTTGCTCTTCATGCGTCCATCTTTCAGGTATCCGGCGAGCTCTGCGATAGCAATGTGGTACCGATCGGCATAGTCGAACACCACGATGCCCTCCATCCGCGCCCGGTTCACCAAGAGGCTCAGATAATTTTTCGGACCTGCGCCCGGCATGCTGTTGGCGTTGTTGTATTGGCTGATCGCGCCGCAGATGATCACGCGGGCCTTGCGCGCGAGCCGAGCCAGCACCGCATCGAGAATTTCCCCGCCGACGTTGTCGAAGTAGATGTCCACGCCCTTCGGGCAATGTGTCTTGAGGCCTTCGCGCACCGCGCCGGGCCCGGCCTTGTAGTCGATGCAGGCATCGAAGCCCAGCTCCTTGACCACCCAGTCGCACTTGGCGGCACCGCCGGCGATGCCGACCACGCGGCAGCCCTTGATCTTGGCGAGCTGCCCCACCGTCTGCCCGACCGCTCCGGCCGCGCCGGAGATGACGACTGTTTCGCCCGCTTTGGGCTGGCCCACGTCCATCAGGCCGAAGTAGCCGGTCATGCCCGGCATGCCCAGCACGTTGAGCCATTGCGTGATCGTGCCCACGCTCAGGTCGAGCTTGACCAGCCCGTTGCGCTTGATCTGGTCTTCGGGGATCAGGATGTATTCCTGCACGCCCAGCGTGCCGTACACGGTGTCGCCCACCGTGAACTGCGGGTTCTTCGAGGCGATGACCCGGCCGACGCCGCCGGCGCGCATCACCTCGTCGATGGCCACGGGCGCGATGTAGCTCTTGGCGTCGTTGAGCCAGCCGCGCATCGCAGGGTCGAGCGACAGCGACAGCGTCTTGACCAGCACCCCGCCTTCGGCCGGCTCGCCGACCGGCTCGGTGGTGAACTTCCAGTTCTCGCGGGTGGCCGTGCCTTCGGGGCGTTTGGCGAGGCGGACCTGGTGGTTGGTGAGTGAGCTGCTCATGGGTGTCTCCTTGATTGACGGGCGGGCCGGACGCGGTTGGAGGCGCATCGTAGCCGCGCCCATCGCGCCCGCTGGTAGCGCAGGCGACAGGGCCGACACCGGGTAGAAACTCAGATCCGCACGACGATCTGCAGGCCCGGATTCGCGTTGCGCACGGTCAACGAACCGCCGTGCGCCTCGGCGACCAGCCGGCACAGGTACATGCCCAGCCCGACCCCGCCGGTCGCTCGCGCCCGCGCCCCATCGGTGCGATAGAAGGGCTCGGTCAGCCGCTCGAGCTGCGTCTCGTCGACACCCGGGCCGAAGTCGCGCACCTCGAGTTCGACGCCCTGCACCTGGCCATCCACCACCGCGCGCAGCGACACGCACGGCGGCCGGGGCGCTTCGGTGCTGTAGCGCATGGCGTTGTCCAGCAGGTTGCGCACCAGGAGGCGGAGGCGCATGCGGTCGATCGAATGCGGCGGCAGGCCTTCGGCCAGGTCGAGGTGCACGTTCTCGGCACCGGGCATCTCGGCCACGATCTGGCGCACGAGCACCGCGAGATCGACCGGCTCTCGCTGCAGCGCCGCATGCGGACTCGCGAGGCGCTCGCTTTCGAGCAGGTCGCTGATCAGATCGCGCATTTCGTTGAGGTCGCGCAGCAGCGCCTCGCGCTCGGCCTGGCCCTCGGGCGTGGCCGGCAGCAGTTCGGCATTGAGCCGGGCGCGCGTGAGCGGCGAACGCAGCTCGTGGCTCAACGCCAGCAGCAGTCCACGCTTGGCATCGAGCATGGCCTGGATGTCGTCGGCCATGGTGTTGATGCGCTGCGCGAGGTCGCCCAGGTCGTCGTTGCGGCGCACCGGAATCGGTTCAGTGAACTCGCCGCGGCCGAAGCGCTGCGCGCCTTCGCGGATGTCGATCAGCGGCCGCAGCAGCCGGCTCACGTAGGCATAGCCCAGCAGCACGCACGACAGCAGCAAGCCCAGCGTGGCCCAGCCGGTCGCGCGCGGCGCGAGCTGCCAGAGCTTGGGCGCCCAGCCGAAGATCACGCGGTGGCCGTCGGCCGTCGGGCGGATGAACCACTTGTCGCCGCCGAACATGTCTTCGCGATCGTGCATCCAGCCGCCGGGGCTGCTCGCGCCGCCCGGGTTGGAATCCCAGTTGACCGTGGGGCCGACGATGCGGATCGTGATCGGCAGCCGGGCCACCAGCGCCTCTGCGCGCATCACGTCGGGCGGCGTGCCGATCTCGGCGACGAGCCGGTCGGCGTAGTCCACCAGCATCGGCTTGGCAGCCTCGGCCCAGCCGGTTGAAAACGCCTTCTTCATGCCGCCCATGAAGACGCCGGCCATCACCAGTGCGAGCAGCACGAACATCATCACCAAGCGGATGCGCAGCGACCGGCGCCAACGGCGCTTGCCCTGCACTTTTTCGTGCCACTGGGCGTGCCACTGCTTGCGCATTTCGGCGCGGCGGCAGGCCATCTCGCGCCACGCTTCCCGGTGATCCCGTCCGCCGAACCTCATGCAGGCTCGCTGCGTGCGACGGCCAGCGCGTAGCCGGCGTTGCGCAGCGTCTTGATGCAGTCCAGTGGCTCCAGCTTCTTGCGCAGGCGGCTCACCACGATGTCGACCGCGCGGGTGTAGAGCTCGGCCTCGTGACCGCGCAGGCGGTTGAGGATGTCGTCGCGGCTGAAGACCTTGCCGGGCTCGGCGGCAAGCAGCGCAAGCAGTTCGAACTCGGTGCCGGTGAGCTCGACGCGCTCACCTTGGCGCAGCACCTGGCGCCGGTCAAGATCGATCGAGAGGCCGTCGAACACGCGCAGTTGCGTGCCGTTGTTGCCATGTCCGTTCGCCACCGCCGGCGTGCTGCGCTGACGCCGCAGGATGGTCTGCACACGCGCCACCAGTTCGCGCGGCTCGAAGGGCTTGGGCACGTAGTCGTCGGCGCCGAGCTCGAGGCCGACCACGCGGTCCGTCACCTCGCCGCGCGCGGTGAGCATCACGATGGGAATGTCGCTCTCCTTGCGGATCTCGCGGCACAGCGCAAAGCCGTCCATCTCGGGCAGCATCACATCGAGGATCGCCGCGTCGTACTGGCCTGCGCGCAGCTTGGCGAGGCCTTCGCTCGGGCGCACGGCGCTCTCGAGCGTGCAGCCGAAGCGTGCGAAGTAGGTGGTCAGCGGCGCGGCGAGGTGTTCGTCGTCGTCGATCAGCAGGATGCGCGGCATGGCGGGATTGTGCCTCCTGGCAAACATGTGGCGAATGACTTCGCTGGCCATCAGACCGGTCGGCATCGCAGTGTCACAGCCGGCTTCGGCGTAATTGCCCGGGCGCAGGCGGGCGCCTCGGGGGTGTCGTTGTTGGAGCGCATCTTCACCATGGATCGGCACGGCCGATGCGGCCCAAGTGCGTGAGGCCGAAGCCCGAGGCGTACTTCAGCCCGTAGCCGAGTGCGCGGTCGAGTCCGATGTGGGTGAACCAGATCAGCGCGCCGGCCACGGCCCACGGCATTGCCGCGAGCACACCGAGCACGAGCAGCGCGACAGGTCCGACGTACGAGTGCGCCGCGTTGTAGAACGCCGCGCCCACGCGCGGGCCCGCGAGGTAGCCGAGCAGCGACAGGTCGGGCACGAGCAGCCAGAGCGCGAACACGCCCCAGCCGAGGCCGAACTGCGTGTAGGCAGCCAACGCGGCGGCCAGCACGAACGCACCTTCGAGCCGCAGCAGGGTGCGCACGCCGCCTTCGACGGCCTGTTCGTGAGACACCGTGGAACCGGCTTCGCCGGGCCACTGGTGTCGCCCCCTCGAAGGGGGTTGGCGCAGCGACACGAAGTGCGCGAAGCCTGGGGGTGAGTCAAGTTCAGCCACGATGGCTCCAGCGGCGGCCGCCGCGGTCCATGAAATCACGGACCTTCTGTTGCTGGGCGGCGTTCAGGCTGTCGAAGAAGTCAGCAGCGGCGGCGATGATTTCGGGGCTGCCGCTCCGCACTGCGGCGGTCTTCTCGTCGATGAGCCGCGTGGCACCCGCCTGGTCGAGCTTGTTGCCCGCGAACAGCGCCTTGAACTGCGAGCGCGGATCGCCCGCGCCACCCGCGCCGCGCAAGGCTTCGCGCTGCGCCTGCAGCTTCTCGGCCAGCACGGTGAGCTTCTGCTTTTGCGTGGTGTC
This region includes:
- a CDS encoding DMT family transporter, with translation MSSTVYALLAIALWTSLASLGTALSHLPPFLLTGLALMIGSVPSWPLVLRDRRAWKVPPRTLALGIYGLFGYHFLLFIALRYAPPVEANLVNYLWPLLMVVLAPVLLPRMSLRPLHVIAALLGFAGAAVAILGTRGGTTPGADVGYWGFLPALGSAFIWASYSLWTKRVAAFPTSAIGLFGLVSGALSLICHALLEPSVALSARDWLLVALCGLGPLGAAFFVWDMALKRGDARQIGILSYITPLASTSLLLAVTGRPLTWSIALAAALIIAAAVMGTRAR
- a CDS encoding fimbrial protein, with the protein product MNRSHPFRAVKTARRFLRFAMPALALLGAQGAWAACTVTPGYIEKTVNMAMGRVVIPNDAAVGTMFKSQLFPLPSSAINKPWTCVGGGSVKGVMLQGIAVPGLDHVFTTAVSGVGIRLSRYFGATEVSYYPHDRTTTSDFGNFDAASRFQVELFKIAAVTGNGPLAQGTYTQYYSVADNKSVLTTNLLGEGITIITPSCSVDLGSRNILVEFGKVPQNNFKGRGTTTGDRKFNIKLNCKAGQNAQNTVYLRMDATQDPSNEQGVLKITQAGASTATGVGIQVVNDKSVPVKFGEDALVGPSMDGAYVLPYTARYFQTGDKVTPGRANGTATFTLDYK
- a CDS encoding fimbria/pilus outer membrane usher protein; this translates as MRRSPAPRAPFRLTLCAALLGALGAPGHAQEQLAGSSFNEEFLGIGGDQPHADLSLFSFGNRVLAGKYMVDVSLNERGAGQTEIRFAAKDGKNDAEPCLTRAMLDAWGVNVAVFPELAGSADEACVELIKVIPDAAVTYDAGKQRLFVSIPQAALKRSARGAVGPEKWDKGITAAMLDYQVNFARYSGNNYRNDTNPFAPPQNVFDGNPFAERDKNLQRNTLFAGLRAGFNYGDWRFRHFSTYNRGIDGKSRWQGINTYMQRDIASINGRLLIGDGNTPGNFFDSLPFRGVQLSSDDAMLPDSQQGYAPTIRGVAQTNARVTVRQNGYVIYSTFVAPGPFVIDDLYPTASSGDLEVTIAEADGRQTKYTQAFSAVPTLLREGTWRYSATVGKYRNGYDGGTVLGVRPSLSQPVFMQATLARGLGNEFSLYGGILMANMYQSLLAGVGKNLRDFGAVSVDLSSARTTDRTPVNGVKTYDGQSVRFLYSKAFLTSGTNFRVAGYRYSTSGYRTFQEAVQMQDLRPFESFNSRRNEVRFEVSQQVGDLGTVFASARQQSYWGTSAKDRLVQLGYSGNYKQFGYSVFYNYTTSLNRPAVRQVMFTLSIPLGDTRASAQYAVTRDSTGRVNQQASVYGSAFDDSRLTYNVTAGAANQNGGSSGSASASYLSQVGRFDVGHSQGRGYGQSTFGVSGGVLIHGGGVTMSQPLGETVALVQAPKASGVGFESQPGVATDWAGNAIIPNLTPYRLNRLAIRTGDLGDTVEVKNAATEVVPTRGAVVVAKFETSVGFRLLMVLTDAKGRMLPLGSKIENEAGQEVGIVGPDGQAFVTGAGNSGQLTVRWGQGKADQCVVPYSLPDEKNPPPIRELNGQCAAAVPIDAQPKGAE
- a CDS encoding molecular chaperone, with product MCNNHRFRWAFAILLMLGLQGLAGAGVMLGGTRVILGERDREASIPVKNTGTSPYVVQAWIDAGEGKNKTPLLVTPPLSRLDPGMENILRIMRVQGELPADRESVFWLNVKEIPEKSKEENVLQIAVRSRIKLFYRPSKLVGKSDESRAQLKWAVSAGTEGQGAMLKVGNPTAYHVTFTALNINSGQQLINADMVPPFGEMTYPLTAVKAPQAIQVNFTTLNDYGGETPEERVQVPAGAEPVAVKAELVPQPAPSADGGKR
- a CDS encoding fimbrial protein is translated as MQKSVLVKFASLAVAGVLSQGAFAADGTINFTGEIVDAPCSISPNSQNMTVPLGKVSRTAFDGPTAGTALVGKKATPAKFKIDLLGCGATAKGATVTFSGTADLDDATNLRLANAGQVGVGAASGVAIELGDSAATKIPLGSPSGVYTLGLGDNSLNFQAAYVATKTAVTVGPANSVAQFTVAYK
- a CDS encoding NADP-dependent oxidoreductase, with the protein product MSSSLTNHQVRLAKRPEGTATRENWKFTTEPVGEPAEGGVLVKTLSLSLDPAMRGWLNDAKSYIAPVAIDEVMRAGGVGRVIASKNPQFTVGDTVYGTLGVQEYILIPEDQIKRNGLVKLDLSVGTITQWLNVLGMPGMTGYFGLMDVGQPKAGETVVISGAAGAVGQTVGQLAKIKGCRVVGIAGGAAKCDWVVKELGFDACIDYKAGPGAVREGLKTHCPKGVDIYFDNVGGEILDAVLARLARKARVIICGAISQYNNANSMPGAGPKNYLSLLVNRARMEGIVVFDYADRYHIAIAELAGYLKDGRMKSKEDVVSGIDTFPEALNRLFSGENFGKLVLQVAAE
- a CDS encoding HAMP domain-containing sensor histidine kinase, whose product is MACRRAEMRKQWHAQWHEKVQGKRRWRRSLRIRLVMMFVLLALVMAGVFMGGMKKAFSTGWAEAAKPMLVDYADRLVAEIGTPPDVMRAEALVARLPITIRIVGPTVNWDSNPGGASSPGGWMHDREDMFGGDKWFIRPTADGHRVIFGWAPKLWQLAPRATGWATLGLLLSCVLLGYAYVSRLLRPLIDIREGAQRFGRGEFTEPIPVRRNDDLGDLAQRINTMADDIQAMLDAKRGLLLALSHELRSPLTRARLNAELLPATPEGQAEREALLRDLNEMRDLISDLLESERLASPHAALQREPVDLAVLVRQIVAEMPGAENVHLDLAEGLPPHSIDRMRLRLLVRNLLDNAMRYSTEAPRPPCVSLRAVVDGQVQGVELEVRDFGPGVDETQLERLTEPFYRTDGARARATGGVGLGMYLCRLVAEAHGGSLTVRNANPGLQIVVRI
- a CDS encoding response regulator transcription factor — protein: MPRILLIDDDEHLAAPLTTYFARFGCTLESAVRPSEGLAKLRAGQYDAAILDVMLPEMDGFALCREIRKESDIPIVMLTARGEVTDRVVGLELGADDYVPKPFEPRELVARVQTILRRQRSTPAVANGHGNNGTQLRVFDGLSIDLDRRQVLRQGERVELTGTEFELLALLAAEPGKVFSRDDILNRLRGHEAELYTRAVDIVVSRLRKKLEPLDCIKTLRNAGYALAVARSEPA
- a CDS encoding DUF4260 domain-containing protein, which translates into the protein MSHEQAVEGGVRTLLRLEGAFVLAAALAAYTQFGLGWGVFALWLLVPDLSLLGYLAGPRVGAAFYNAAHSYVGPVALLVLGVLAAMPWAVAGALIWFTHIGLDRALGYGLKYASGFGLTHLGRIGRADPW
- a CDS encoding Spy/CpxP family protein refolding chaperone; this encodes MKHWIKRTLFGFAGAAMVAGSIAGCAGQRHGWGGDSAEFRTKMVERVGSKLELDTTQKQKLTVLAEKLQAQREALRGAGGAGDPRSQFKALFAGNKLDQAGATRLIDEKTAAVRSGSPEIIAAAADFFDSLNAAQQQKVRDFMDRGGRRWSHRG